Proteins from a genomic interval of Trichoderma breve strain T069 chromosome 2, whole genome shotgun sequence:
- a CDS encoding DNA primase small subunit domain-containing protein: MPHSLSPNSSNAAAVKDEQPDGEPGIPTNLAPAETAAAMADDDVDIDMNEAEAPPAGQAEESKKEVKLDELFADDDSDDEFPSSAPVKREGVSSPVRAASPSNIPASDPEVMRSFYQRLFPWRQLFQWLNHSPMPTNDFGNREFAFTLQNDAYLRYQSFATADLLRKDVLRLMPSRFEIGPVYSTNPRDRKTLRNSSAFKPLSKELCFDIDLTDYDDIRTCCDKATICNKCWQFMTMAIKVVDVALRDDFGFNHIMWVYSGRRGAHAWVCDKKARSMDDQKRRAIANYLEVIKGGSQSGKKVNVKRPLHPHLSRSLDILKTHFQEDVLAEQDPWATDEQAQKLLQLLPDRTLNDSLRRKWEAAPGRSSISKWADIDAVAKTGASKHLDAKALLEAKQDIVLEYTYPRLDIEVSKKLNHLLKSPFVVHPGTGRVCVPIDTKALEDFDPLGVPTVQSLLAEIDSWKGGEDGEEDDKSKATIADWEKTSLKPYVEQFRSFVSALIKDEGIAKVKREREDDSMDF, encoded by the exons atgCCACACTCGCTCTCTCCCAATTCAAGCAACGCCGCTGCTGTCAAGGACGAACAACCAGACGGCGAACCAGGAATTCCCACCAACCTTGCTCCAGCAGAGACAGCCGCAGCAATGGCAGATGACGACGTCGATATTGATATGAACGAGGCAGAGGCACCGCCCGCAGGCCAAGCGGAGGAATCAAAAAAGGAGGTCAAGTTGGACGAACTATTCGCAGATGACGACTCCGACGACGAGTTTCCGAGCTCGGCGCCCGTTAAGCGTGAAGGCGTCAGCTCACCCGTACGGGCAGCTTCACCCTC AAATATTCCGGCTTCGGATCCAGAGGTCATGCGCAGTTTCTACCAGCGACTCTTCCCCTGGCGACAGCTTTTCCAGTGGTTGAACCACAGCCCGATGCCTACGAATGACTTTGGCAATCGCGAGTTTGCTTTTACTCTGCAAAACGACGCATATCTGCGGTACCAGTCTTTTGCAACGGCAGATCT ACTGCGGAAAGACGTCCTCCGCCTCATGCCCTCTCGTTTCGAAATCGGCCCCGTCTATTCAACAAACCCTCGAGATCGAAAGACTCTGCGCAACTCTTCTGCATTCAAGCCCTTGTCAAAGGAGCTCTGCTTCGATATCGATTTGACTGATTACGACGACATCCGAACATGCTGTGACAAGGCCACCATTTGCAACAAGTGCTGGCAATTCATGACCATGGCCATTAAGGTTGTTGATGTGGCTCTGAGAGACGACTTTGGCTTCAACCACATCATGTGGGTGTACTCCGGACGAAGAGGTGCCCACGCTTGGGTGTGCGACAAGAAGGCCAGGTCGATGGATGACCAGAAGCGCAGGGCCATAGCAAACTACCTGGAAGTAATCAAGGGTGGCTCGCAGAGTGGCAAAAAGGTCAACGTCAAGAGACCACTACACCCACACCTCAG TCGGAGTCTCGACATTCTCAAGACGCACTTCCAAGAAGATGTACTGGCTGAGCAGGATCCTTGGGCAACAGATGAACAAGCTCAGAAGCTATTGCAACTTCTCCCCGATCGAACTCTAAACGACTCACTACGCCGCAAATGGGAAGCTGCTCCAGGACGATCATCAATTTCAAAATGGGCTGACATTGATGCCGTGGCCAAGACTGGTGCAAGCAAGCACTTGGATGCCAAGGCATTACTAGAAGCTAAGCAGGATATTGTACTGGAGTATACCTATCCTCGCCTTGATATCGAAGTCAGCAAGAAATTGAACCATTTGCTCAAAAGCCCCTTTGTGGTGCATCCAGGCACGGGACGGGTCTGTGTGCCCATTGATACCAAAGCTCTAGAGGACTTTGATCCTCTTGGTGTACCTACGGTACAGAGCTTGCTTGCGGAAATTGATTCTTGGAAGGGTGGAGAGGacggtgaagaagatgacaagtCCAAGGCTACTATTGCCGACTGGGAAAAGACCAGCCTCAAGCCATATGTTGAGCAGTTCAGATCATTTGTGTCGGCTCTCATCAAGGATGAAGGAATTGCAAAAGTAAAGAGAGAGCGTGAGGATGATTCAATGGATTTTTAG
- a CDS encoding HSF-type DNA-binding domain-containing protein, whose amino-acid sequence MSGTEAATAPGGGGNNASEFVRKLFRMLEDPSHQDVARWGKDGDSFVVVEGEKFTRSILPKHFKHSNMSSFIRQLNKYDFHKVKPSSDGDSASPNGNILEFKHPYFRVDSKDDLDNIRRKAPATRKPQVAEDFTTSQHVSVISEQLTATQQQVQQLQELFADVSQTNRLLVNEVLTLQKMLNAQKQAQYEMLNYLSPYNHNRNNGMMSHSLNSNGNMPTGDGDEAVPELRRARELLSSVAPDAVADRELERLHDIYESPADSATMVTPVSMPMMHDPMNDISRYPVYPVGQTVGIDPFHSDHINKIPYAIPNEGSAGPMDQHQQHQQQHTPQPGSSNQINNVPGSAEKPVSLWGPKKPVVFLVEDDPTCAKIGIKFLKSMGCDVEHANNGAEAYNRISTVGRDHFDLIFMDIIMPRLDGVSATMYIRQHCPATPIIAMTSNIRPDEVNGYFEHGMNGVLAKPFTKEGMLKSVKQNLQHLLKNPPTQSDNGHGSAFIMNVPYLNTTGNPIKFESPTPPAGASGSNWSSGHMSQNGVDQGFGLMDGSSQYNMSQSRGAYSTMDASSGRISDHDSPPEKRQRLNNSQRNYA is encoded by the exons ATGTCCGGGACAGAGGCTGCCACTGCCCCAGGCGGCGGGGGAAACAATGCCAGTGAATTT GTCCGCAAGCTGTTTCG CATGCTCGAAGACCCGTCACACCAAGATGTAGCTCGATGGGGAAAGGATGGCGATTCATTTGTGGTTGTCGAG GGCGAAAAGTTTACGAGATCCATCCTACCGAAACATTTCAAGCACAGCAATATGTCTAGTTTTATTCGACAGCTCAACAAATACGACTTTCACAAAGTCAAGCCATCCAGCGATGGCGACTCAGCCTCCCCAAATGGCAAT ATCTTGGAGTTCAAACATCCCTACTTCCGCGTCGACAGCAAAGACGATTTGGATAACATCCGCCGAAAAGCGCCGGCCACGAGAAAACCTCAGGTCGCAGAGGACTTCACCACGAGCCAGCATGTCAGCGTCATATCAGAGCAGCTGACGGCTACGCAGCAGCaggtgcagcagctccaggagcTGTTTGCCGACGTTTCGCAAACCAACAGGCTTCTCGTCAACGAGGTTCTCACCCTGCAGAAGATGCTCAATGCACAGAAGCAGGCGCAGTACGAGATGCTCAACTACCTCTCTCCTTACAACCACAACCGGAATAATGGGATGATGAGCCACTCGTTGAACTCGAACGGCAACATGCCGACGGGGGATGGAGACGAAGCTGTGCCGGAGCTCAGAAGAGCGCGAGAGCTGCTTTCCAGCGTCGCGCCCGACGCCGTAGCCGATCGTGAGCTGGAGCGTCTGCATGACATTTACGAATCCCCCGCAGACTCGGCAACCATGGTGACCCCCGTAtcgatgccgatgatgcATGACCCTATGAATGACATTAGCCGGTACCCCGTTTATCCTGTAGGACAGACTGTTGGCATTGATCCTTTCCACTCGGATCACATCAACAAGATTCCATATGCTATCCCCAACGAGGGCAGTGCCGGTCCCATGGaccaacaccagcagcaccagcaacaacacaCGCCGCAGCCCGGGTCATCCAATCAGATAAACAACGTGCCTGGCTCGGCGGAGAAGCCTGTGTCGTTGTGGGGACCAAAGAAGCCTGTTGTATTCCTGGTGGAAGACGATCCCACATGTGCCAAGATTGGCATCAAGTTTCTCAAATCCATGGGCTGCGATGTTGAACATGCC AATAATGGCGCGGAAGCATACAACAGGATCAGTACCGTTGGTCGTGACCATTTCGACCTGATCTTCATGGACATCATCATGCCCCGGTTGGATGGTGTATCAGCAACCATGTATATCCGCCAACACTGCCCAGCCACACCCATTATTGCCATGACGTCAAACATTCGTCCGGACGAGGTGAATGGATATTTCGAGCATG GGATGAACGGCGTGTTGGCCAAGCCATTCACAAAGGAAGGCATGCTCAAATCTGTCAAGCAAAACCTGCAACACCTGTTGAAGAACCCGCCCACCCAGTCGGACAACGGGCACGGGTCTGCGTTCATCATGAACGTTCCGTATCTGAACACGACGGGCAACCCCATCAAATTCGAGTCACCAACTCCACCTGCAGGTGCCAGCGGCTCGAACTGGTCCTCCGGCCACATGTCTCAGAACGGGGTCGACCAGGGCTTTGGGCTCATGGACGGAAGCAGCCAGTATAACATGTCGCAAAGTAGAGGCGCGTACTCGACGATGGATGCTTCCTCTGGCCGTATATCCGACCATGATAGCCCACCGGAGAAGCGGCAGCGTTTGAATAACTCGCAACGAAATTATGCTTAA
- a CDS encoding acetyltransferase (GNAT) family domain-containing protein, whose amino-acid sequence MSEPTFTIQALQLQDVPEAAQLSSDAFLTDRQTQMKALGRNPFDMKKYHTESLPEMLKSPRCVILKAVDKETGEFAGFCNWGLIGFSPEEMPVVEGRIQPPERPAVAPAEQSENENDKEKEKDKSSAVEPKPSPDADPEDPIERLQALTGADLDAWQKEVMPKGTKCLVVIGLSVSPKFQRRGIGSALLRWGTKICDEAGVFAWVHSSEPAWKIYEKAGFQVIRTLDVDLDEYAPCPPPDEGPDAKWGHYVFRYMKYFGSKD is encoded by the coding sequence ATGTCTGAGCCGACCTTTACCATTCAAGCTCTCCAGCTGCAAGATGTGCCCGaggcagctcagctcagcagcGATGCCTTCCTGACGGATCGCCAAACCCAGATGAAAGCTCTGGGCCGAAACCCGTTCGATATGAAGAAATACCACACGGAGAGCCTTCCCGAAATGCTGAAATCACCTCGATGCGTGATATTAAAGGCCGTTGACAAGGAAACAGGGGAATTTGCTGGCTTCTGCAACTGGGGACTCATCGGATTTTCACCCGAAGAGATGCCCGTAGTGGAGGGCAGGATCCAACCTCCCGAGAGGCCAGCCGTAGCTCCGGCGGAGCAGTCAGAAAATGAAAacgacaaagaaaaggaaaaggataaATCGTCAGCGGTAGAACCAAAGCCCAGTCCCGATGCAGACCCAGAAGATCCCATTGAGCGACTCCAGGCACTTACAGGCGCCGACTTGGATGCATGGCAGAAGGAAGTGATGCCCAAAGGCACCAAATGTCTCGTGGTCATCGGGCTTTCTGTCTCACCCAAATTCCAGCGACGAGGTATTGGGTCAGCGCTGCTTCGCTGGGGAACCAAGATATGCGACGAAGCAGGCGTCTTTGCCTGGGTTCACTCGTCGGAGCCGGCGTGGAAGATTTACGAAAAGGCAGGATTCCAGGTGATCCGCACGCTCGACGTGGATCTGGACGAGTACGCTCCGTGTCCCCCTCCGGACGAGGGCCCGGATGCCAAATGGGGTCATTATGTCTTTCGATATATGAAGTATTTTGGCTCTAAGGACTGA
- a CDS encoding eIF4-gamma/eIF5/eIF2-epsilon domain-containing protein yields MSHKGKNSAGSAKGKKPAKSGAESKGEDVLQAVVLADSFQDRFKPFTVEKPRCLLPLANTPLIEYTLEFLAMNGVQEVYIYCGAHTDQVEDYISHSRWASSSKSCPFSVLQFVRVADARSVGDVLRDMDKRSLVDGDFLLVHGDLVSNLILDGALAAHRKRRETSAANIMTMVLHSGGPADHRTKTNGITPVFVVDTKTQRCLHYDEMNPLQSDHYLSMDPLIADELSTEFEIRADLIDAQIDICTPEVLALWSESFDYELPRRNFLHGVLKDWELNGKMIYAEIFEDGYAARASNLQMYDAISRDVLGRWTFPFIPENNIMPKQTYKKHSNNVVIETGASHAADAKLQNSVIGTNSSIGSGSRIVNSIIGTGCKIGANVTLENSFIWNNTTVGDGTAISQSILAGDVVIGKGCTIPTGSLISYGVHISDSISLSTAAVLSTVTSTGKQVTKDTKLLGPDGNAAPFFDPEDDELDDEDPSRLQKSLIYSLANYNLSTSSISTFASDVDSDDDNDSNFLATDTAHSNRSRLSSFASDDSAGKISFHTDAVHGLLDALRADSGDFDSAKLEFMGLRLANNASDAMMRKAVATAFTRRAVELVTPEHGGLDASKAADRAFTACKGASKFVNEVGVGGGEPAQVEFILALQRALQHYSKGQEQSKAATLLPAMLQQLYALDILEEEGILGWWADARAVEGESMAALKEKCRVLVEWLENASEEDDDDDDDDDDSD; encoded by the exons ATGTCGCACAAGGGAAAGAACAGCGCCGGCTCggcaaagggcaaaaaacCCGCCAAGTCGGGCGCAGAGAGCAAAGGCGAAGATGTTCTGCAGGCTGTG GTTCTCGCAGACTCGTTCCAGGACAGATTCAAGCCCTTTACAGTAGAGAAGCCGAGA TGTCTTCTGCCGCTGGCCAACACCCCTCTTATCGAATATACGCTCGAGTTCCTGGCCATGAACGGCGTTCAGGAAGTCTACATTTACTGCGGCGCACACACAGACCAGGTCGAAGATTACATCAGTCACTCTAGATgggcgtcgtcgtcaaaaTCGTGTCCGTTTTCGGTGCTGCAGTTTGTTCGAGTTGCCGATGCGAGATCGGTTGGCGACGTCCTCCGCGACATGGACAAGCGATCGTTGGTGGACGGCGATTTCCTCTTGGTGCATGGTGACCTGGTGTCGAACCTGATTCTAGACGGCGCCCTGGCAGCCCACCGAAAACGAAGAGAGACGAGTGCCGCGAATATCATGACCATGGTCCTGCACAGCGGAGGACCCGCGGATCACAGGACCAAGACGAACGGAATCACGCCAGTGTTTGTGGTGGACACCAAGACTCAGCGCTGTCTTCACTACGATGAGATGAACCCCTTGCAGAGCGACCACTACCTCTCCATGGACCCTCTCATTGCCGACGAGCTGTCAACCGAGTTTGAGATACGAGCCGACCTGATAGATGCTCAGATCGACATTTGCACTCCCGAGGTCTTGGCTCTGTGGTCAGAAAGCTTCGATTATGAGCTTCCAAGGAGAAATTTCCTGCATGGTGTGTTGAAGGATTGGGAACTCAACGGCAAGATGATTTACGCTGAGATTTTCGAGGACGGCTATGCTGCTCGAGCAAGCAACCTGCAGATGTACGATGCCATTAGCAGAGACGTCCTAGGACGATGGACGTTTCCCTTTATCCCTGAAAACAACATCATGCCCAAGCAGACGTACAAGAAACACAGCAACAATGTTGTTATCGAGACTGGCGCTTCTCACGCAGCCGATGCCAAACTTCAAAACTCAGTCATTGGAACCAATTCTAGCATCGGATCTGGAAGCAGAATCGTCAACTCCATCATTGGCACTGGTTGCAAGATTGGCGCCAATGTCACGCTTGAGAACTCGTTCATTTGGAACAACACCACTGTGGGAGATGGCACCGCCATATCACAATCCATCTTGGCTGGTGACGTAGTCATCGGTAAAGGCTGCACAATACCTACCGGATCTCTCATCTCCTACGGCGTTCACATTAGCGACTCCATCTCCCTTTCTACAGCTGCGGTACTCTCCACCGTTACTTCCACAGGCAAGCAGGTCACCAAAGACACCAAGCTGCTCGGTCCCGACGGCAACGCAGCTCCCTTCTTCGACcccgaagacgacgagctcgacgacgaagaccCCTCCAGACTCCAAAAGTCTCTCATCTACTCCCTCGCAAACTACAACCTATCCACCTCATCCATTTCAACGTTTGCCTCCGATGTCGACTCCGACGATGACAACGACAGCAACTTCCTTGCCACCGACACTGCCCACTCCAACAGATCACGTCTCTCGTCCTTTGCCTCAGACGACTCGGCCGGCAAGATCTCCTTCCACACCGATGCCGTCCACGGCTTGCTGGACGCCCTGCGTGCCGATTCTGGCGACTTTGACTCTGCTAAGCTGGAATTCATGGGCCTGCGTCTAGCCAACAACGCATCCGACGCCATGATGCGAAAGGCCGTCGCAACGGCCTTCACCCGCCGCGCAGTCGAGCTCGTCACCCCCGAACacggcggcctcgacgccAGTAAGGCGGCAGACAGGGCCTTCACCGCGTGCAAGGGCGCCTCCAAGTTCGTCAACGAGGTCggtgttggcggcggcgagccCGCGCAGGTCGAGTTCATCCTCGCCCTACAGCGCGCCCTACAGCACTACTCCAAGGGCCAGGAGCAGAGCAAGGCTGCTACGCTTCTCCCCGCtatgctgcagcagctctatGCGCTGGACATTTTGGAGGAGGAAGGCATTCTGGGCTGGTGGGCGGATGCGCGTGCGGTGGAGGGTGAGTCTATGGCTGCTTTGAAGGAGAAGTGCAGAGTGCTCGTCGAGTGGCTTGAAAACGCAtcagaggaagacgatgacgacgacgacgatgatgatgacagtgATTAG
- a CDS encoding sodium/hydrogen exchanger family domain-containing protein — protein MATSLPYHEPGIVTILIQTSFLLLLNVANFVLDHSVYCGLLGQIFVGVAWGTPGAKWLSEEAEQVVVQLGYLGLLLLVYEGGLSTSLGALRANLWLSSCVAITGISVPMGLSFVFQKLSGATPLQAFAAGAALCSTSLGTTFTVLRSTGLITSRLGVVLTSAAMMDDVVGLVMVQIISNLGSSGAEISAITIVRPLLVSIAFAVCAPVVCVFVAKPFTLWLNSWRVKHPLGHINQICNKRGTPWVIHTFILVGCITGSTYAGTSNLFAAYIAGAAIKTSPPVQNQASGQSETDYTMISQHTDSEPQRSDASGMATFERYYMQPLERILKPFFFASIGFSIPITEMFKGSIVWKGIVYTALMMVGKLLCGAWLLRISIASLLPTKLLDFVKHPKLQMAHFWGRVHEKPKTSPNTASSHATQIQEPSSASQSSREVVTQTTPSHSDPAGTNPRSIYPASILGCAMTARGEIGFLISSIAESNKIFSSSPTDSGKSSEIFLIVTWAIMLCTILGPLSLGLTVRRVKQLQQGIEKQDRLVQKDVLGVWGVS, from the exons ATGGCAACCTCGCTTCCGTACCACGAGCCAGGAATCGTCACAATCCTTATCCAGACGtccttccttctcctcctcaatgtCGCCAACTTTGTGCTCGATCATAGTGTCTACTGTGGCCTCCTCGGGCAGATATTCGTAGGAGTAGCTTGGGGAACGCCCGGAGCCAAATGGCTgagcgaagaagctgagcaggTTGTTGTCCAATTGGGCTATCTTGGATTGCTGCTCTTGGTATATGAAG GCGGCCTGTCAACCTCTTTAGGTGCCCTCAGGGCCAATCTTTGGCTATCTTCATGCGTTGCCATTACCGGTATTAGCGTGCCCATGGGCCtctccttcgtcttccaGAAGCTCAGTGGTGCAACGCCTCTTCAGGCGTTTGCTGCCGGTGCAGCGTTATGTTCTACGAGCCTTGGTACGACATTCACTGTGCTTCGATCAACTGGTCTGATCACGTCCAGGCTCGGTGTCGTGCTCACCAGTGCCGCCATGATGGATGACGTCGTCGGCCTTGTCATGGTCCAGATCATCTCCAATTTGGGGTCGTCCGGTGCTGAGATAAGTGCCATCACTATCGTTAGGCCGCTTCTAGTATCCATCGCATTTGCCGTATGCGCTCCTGTTGTTTGTGTCTTTGTGGCCAAGCCGTTCACTCTGTGGTTGAACTCTTGGAGGGTGAAACATCCCCTAGGACACATCAATCAAATTTGCAACAAGAGAGGGACACCATGGGTCATTCATACCTTTATTTTGGTTGGCTGTATCACTGGGTCAACATACGCAGGCACTTCTAATTTATTCGCTGCCTATATTGCGGGCGCAGCCATCA AAACATCACCTCCAGTGCAAAATCAAGCCTCTGGACAATCAGAAACAGATTATACTATGATTTCTCAACATACTGATTCAGAACCCCAGAGATCAGATGCCTCTGGAATGGCTACTTTCGAAAGGTATTATATGCAGCCCCTCGAAAGGATCTTGAAGCCATTCTTCTTT GCATCCATTGGCTTCTCTATCCCAATCACCGAGATGTTCAAAGGCTCCATTGTATGGAAAGGGATCGTATATACCGCTCTGATGATGGTCGGCAAATTACTATGCGGCGCTTGGCTCCTtcgcatctccatcgcctcTCTTCTGCCCACCAAATTATTAGACTTTGTCAAGCATCCCAAACTACAAATGGCACATTTCTGGGGTCGAGTTCACGAAAAGCCCAAGACATCCCCTAACACAGCCTCTTCGCACGCAACCCAAATCCAGGAGCCTTCGTCAGCATCTCAATCTAGCCGAGAGGTAGTCACGCAAACGACACCCTCTCATTCTGATCCTGCTGGAACCAATCCGCGATCAATCTACCCTGCTTCTATATTGGGCTGTGCAATGACTGCTCGCGGCGAGATTGGCTTCTTGATTTCATCCATTGCGGAAAGTAACAAGATATTCTCTTCGTCGCCGACTGACAGCGGAAAGAGTTCGGAAATATTCCTCATTGTTACGTGGGCGATAATGCTGTGCACAATCCTAGGACCTCTATCGCTGGGACTTACTGTGAGACGAGTGAAGCAGCTACAGCAGGGCATTGAGAAGCAAGATCGCCTGGTTCAGAAAGATGTGCTTGGTGTCTGGGGTGTTTCTTGA
- a CDS encoding CP2 transcription factor domain-containing protein — MFRSRTSARKPDDELLADFRQQFPEVSTGVTEPAAPAISQATTAVFQPIINAPVNERAHMETAAFRDMDPTPRAVNDPWRFTPSLLDANAFTFNPLTPGPQAYYPPTPGGSGTLLPPHAVEIVPPSAMAITTGLETPLSVPTTLDIIQPSIEVPNLAGFPTIDTLPIAPFEAFVQAPPPQPAFVPTGVPTEFVHHDTGYETMDHDGSPMDSDPSEERIPTIASALHPQQLMGIPITHPLPASAEKFRFHSTLNAPTAMVKHSTEIPVTYLNKGQAYTLSIVDTGTAVPISPGTRYRTYVRISFEDEQQRQKPGVCWSLWKEGRGTNEAHQRGGRLQAVEYVEAGQPAEGDDKRTRVELESSSFDGFSVVWTPGLNGAAEVNIPVRFNFLSTDFSHSKGVKGIPVRLCAKTSLFSADQLPSPPDAAPETCYCKVKLFRDHGAERKLSNDVAHVKKSIDKLKQQIAQAESGLKEFKRKRSGAVAKGGIPAKHKHKRTWSMSSASSAGGAAPRLTLEDDLHFKLQTLQDMFTSTRPVSVLYLRGDELDDPDLHPVSLQGESLPGKADFLREGSNWQARSTHSSVAGSLVSPSPSSLSLASQASAIGPGLQWQGFDSTGVKRVENPTTISKTEEDGTLSGWIEALGVDPTYRPPPERPAKPVACFYIAYSGRQEAGKKEYHRAIYLSSRTLRELNGRIAAKWGLDASLIVRTIHVTKPAGIEVEIDDDFVQELREGQDMQLEIEDVVEQPSIKRDWEMSIDDGPEGPAVVPTGLALRLLF, encoded by the exons ATGTTTCGTTCAAG AACGAGCGCGCGGAAGCCTGATGATGAGTTATTGGCAGATTTCAGACAGCAGTTCCCAGAGGTCTCTACCGGAGTCACAGAGCCCGCCGCACCTGCCATCTCTCAGGCAACCACTGCCGTCTTTCAACCCATTATCAATGCACCCGTCAATGAGAG AGCACATATGGAAACTGCAGCCTTTCGAGACATGGACCCTACGCCACGAGCTGTTAATGACCCTTGGCGATTTACACCCTCACTCCTCGATGCCAATGCCTTTACCTTCAACCCCCTCACACCAG GTCCTCAAGCATACTATCCTCCCACACCTGGAGGATCAGGCACCTTGCTTCCGCCTCATGCAGTTGAGATAGTGCCCCCTTCCGCAATGGCTATAACCACTGGCTTAGAAACACCCCTATCGGTACCAACGACACTCGACATCATCCAACCAAGCATTGAAGTTCCCAACCTGGCGGGCTTCCCTACAATAGACACACTTCCAATCGCCCCCTTTGAGGCTTTCGTCCAGGCACCACCTCCGCAGCCAGCTTTCGTACCAACCGGCGTACCGACCGAGTTCGTACACCACGATACGGGTTACGAGACGATGGATCATGATGGATCTCCAATGGACTCGGATCCGTCAGAGGAACGAATCCCGACGATTGCCTCTGCGCTACACCCGCAGCAGCTAATGGGAATTCCGATCACTCATCCTCTCCCGGCATCTGCTGAGAAATTCCGGTTTCACTCCACGCTGAATGCCCCCACGGCTATGGTAAAGCATTCCACTGAGATCCCGGTGACTTACTTGAACAAGGGGCAAGCCTATACGTTATCCATCGTCGACACAGGTACAGCAGTTCCTATCAGCCCTGGCACTAGATACAGGACGTACGTGCGCATATCAtttgaagatgagcagcagcGACAGAAACCAGGCGTTTGCTGGAGCTTATGGAAAGAGGGCAGGGGAACAAATGAGGCTCATCAAAGAGGTGGTCGTTTACAAGCTGTCGAGTATGTCGAAGCTGGCCAACCCGCCGAAGGTGATGACAAGAGAACGCGGGTTGAGCTGGAATCTTCCTCCTTTGATGGCTTCTCCGTCGTATGGACGCCCGGTTTGAATGGTGCCGCCGAAGTCAACATCCCTGTCCGCTTCAACTTTCTCTCTACCGATTTCAGCCACTCGAAAGGTGTCAAGGGCATTCCCGTACGGCTCTGCGCTAAGACCAGCCTTTTCTCTGCAGATCAGTTACCGTCGCCTCCAGATGCCGCCCCTGAGACATGCTATTGCAAAGTCAAGCTGTTTAGGGATCACGGTGCTGAACGAAAGCTCTCCAACGATGTTGCCCATGTGAAGAAGTCGATTGACAAGCTCAAACAGCAGATTGCGCAAGCTGAGAGTGGGCTGAAGGAATTCAAACGAAAGAGATCGGGAGCTGTGGCAAAAGGAGGAATACCTGCCAAGCACAAACACAAAAGAACTTGGTCCATGTCCTCAGCCAGCTCTGCTGGTGGCGCAGCCCCCCGCTTGACGTTGGAGGATGATTTGCATTTCAAGCTGCAGACGCTTCAAGATATGTTCACGAGCACGAGGCCCGTGAGTGTTTTATATCTACGGGGCGATGAACTCGATGACCCCGACTTGCATCCTGTATCACTGCAGGGCGAATCACTACCAGGCAAGGCAGACTTTTTGCGTGAAGGGAGCAATTGGCAGGCTCGCAGCACACACAGCTCCGTTGCTGGCTCGTTGGTATCTCCCTCCCCAAGCTCACTCTCTCTAGCATCTCAAGCATCTGCTATCGGCCCCGGATTACAGTGGCAGGGTTTTGATTCTACTGGAGTCAAGAGGGTTGAAAACCCCACTACGATCAGCAAAACGGAGGAAGACGGAACCTTAAGTGGATGGATTGAGGCTCTAGGTGTCGACCCGACTTATCGACCTCCGCCTGAGCGGCCAGCCAAGCCGGTGGCTTGCTTCTACATTGCTTACTCGGGAAGACAAGAGGCTGGGAAGAAGGAGTACCACAGGGCCATCTATCTTTCATCGCGCACGCTCCGGGAACTCAACGGCCGGATCGCCGCCAAGTGGGGACTCGACGCATCCCTCATAGTCCGGACCATTCATGTGACGAAGCCGGCCGGTATCGAGGTCGAAATAGACGATGATTTCGTCCAGGAGTTGAGGGAGGGCCAAGACATGCAGCTAGAAATTGAGGATGTGGTTGAACAACCAAGCATCAAACGAGATTGGGAGATGTCCATTGACGACGGACCCGAAGGCCCTGCTGTCGTCCCGACTGGCCTGGCTCTTCGGCTCCTTTTCTAG